atttaatgatttttctccatataatggacttcattggtgccctgattttgaacttccaaaatttagtttaaatgcagcttcaaagggctctaaacgatcccagctgaggaagaagggtctttctttttcaaaaaataaaaatgtatactttttaagcacaaaagcttgtgtagcacaggctctgggatgcgcgtccacaatgCTATGAATTAGTGTTGGGTCGTtattgaacgatttgttcattttaaacaaatctttaatgtgactcgggaagaacgagtcgtctcagggagtgattcgttcagtcgcgtatgtgcaacatcctattaggttctgtactggaattagttcacctgtttcgagtcttcaggtttttcgagtcgttcattcatcttatgggactgtcacatgatgaacgaacgactcaaacctgaaaacttgtcagataagaggtgaggtgagctaatcacagactaaagacccaggtaaacaatgaattcatcttttctgtttcttatagcattatagttttgtcttgtttgtagtgtgatcaatgtttgtgtaagcagtagatgtgttagggaagtaacacgtaacattttaattatattttgctaaaatgaacgaaatgactcgaaaaaagatttgttcattttgctgaatgagactcaaatgtctgagtctgtaaaatgatccgaacttcccatcactactatgaatcacgtctaagttcatcgtctatgtactccggctcaaaaaggtagagtatggagaaaaactccatcttatttttctcctataacttcagaattgtctgacatcgttgtacctttttgtttgacttacttgcactttctcagtctttgtgcgttcactttgtaaactgtAGTCTGTAGTTaagcatgacctttcgacgtgattcaatagtacatagtgTTGTGAATGCGCATCTCacagcctgtgctacatgaacttgtgtgtttaaaaagtatacaaatttttattttccaaaaaaaaatgaccagtcTTTTCGCTAGATTCTTCCTCgggtgggatcgtttagagccctttaaagatgcatttaaactacattttggaagttcaaaatcggggcaccaatcaagtccattatatagagaaaaatcctgaaaagctttccttaaaaaacataatttctttacaactgaagacagaaatgtttttagttAGAAAGTTCAATTTGACCAAATCAAATTATACACAAGAATATGTTCTGAAGCTTTTCTCTTCTTATTTTTCAGATTCTTTATTGGAATAAGTCCAAAAAAAGAGGATCAAAGCTGCATGGAGAAAAGAGGTGTCTAAAATAACTAGAAAAACTGCAGAATAACACCCAAGATGATGAAGAAGAACATCAGTCCAGAAGTATCTCATCCTTAACTCAACCTTATGCTGTCTCAAACCAGTAGGACTTTCTCTTAgaggacaaattaagatactgtCATAGAGAAATGTTTGCCCATACAATGGAAGACAAATGGGAACCAAACATTTGAGCTCCAAAAGGAACATAAAGGTACGATTAATTAAAGACACTAGTCATTTCATCTGATATCTTTTATAaaccatttgtttaaaaaacaaaaaaacaaaaaaaaaaacattagctgGTGTTCACTGAAGCCTAATTTGAGAgtacttttgtattttatgaataaataaagactttctgcatgtttgtatgtttgtatgcatgcatgttttAGAGAATATCGTAAAAGTTTATCTAGTGTtatatcagaataaaataacaaaacataactggactttgttctttttgtaataGTCAAATAGAAAATGCAGGGTATAATATGCATTGAAAATTGAGATCATGGAGTTATGAGtagtatgtattttaacagatatATGCTGCTAAATTACAGTTGTATATTGTAGATGACAAAACGgcattttgctgttaatttcaaaaacagtagcacattgtatttttacagtaagatgctggcaaccacagctgccagtagattaccattttttttacaaGGAAATTTATACAGTGTatgaaaccaaaacacaaatacacaaatacaaaggTCAACTTGGCTCATTTGCTTAACAACATCTTCACAAAAGAGAGAACCATGTTTTTTCTTGGAAAACATCAAAGAGTCCAAACTCTTTGCAGATGatcacagtatatatatatatatatatatatatatatatatatatatatattaatagtcattaatttgatttgaatgtTCACTCCATAATCCAAAGTGATCATATTTTGACTGATCACCTTAtcccttaatttcttttctgcTGTGACAAGATAAACACAGATCTGCCCACTACTTTACATCTTGCATCAAAGATGCAAATCCACCTAGAAGAACGTTTGATCaagtatttactttttatgatTGAGCAAGAGTTTCTCAGTAATTAGAAAGAAAGTATTTAGAGTTAAAAGCCCCCTTGTGGCAGGGGCCCATGAAAAGATAGATACTGCACTGAAATGCCACTGAAGAGACTGCTGTGTGTCAACAAGTCCagacattacaaataaaaaactaaccATTTTTAAGAGATTCTGCAGTTTATCactcagaggaaaaaaaaaagaaaaaaaaaaaaatcaggactTTGTTGTTATATGTAAGTAATAATTAAGCCAAACCCTTCACCAGCatcttcaaaagttttttcTCCCAAACCAGAAAAGAGCTTGAGATGTTAAAAGTTAACATTACCAAACCATTTTCCATTAGCATTTCAGAAATATGAATGTGGACAAAGATTCAATGATAATTCATTCaatgataatatataatataatatatccaGAAGACATCCACATGTAACATGATAATGACTAAATCCAATTACATGATAATATGATCATCCTCATAATTAGGAATATTATCTCTGAAGCACCTAGTAGTGCATGTTTCTAAATAAATTCTACAAATTTGATCAGTAAACctacaaaaaacaattacattgaAACATTGACAGAATTTCTACTGATCAATatcaataacaaaataattacaaatcatCTGCCATCTTCACACTAAATATTCTTTTACAAAAATAGAGGCAATTAAAGGAAACATAAACCACTTGAGGGGTCTGAAGTACTATTAATCACACACAGTCTAAAAGAATGAGGCAACAAACCATCcatcaagaaaaaaagacagctaTGAAATAAGACTTGAATAATTGATCCTTTTTAGATAAAAGCAAAGACTgtcatgtaatatttacaaacaatgatagtgttattttactgtatatgaTAATGGAACTCCACTCATTTCCTGAACATGACGCTGTCGTCTCAGTGGTGTTTGCATCCACAGCAAAGACATCTGAAGAACTTCCTGTACTGCTGCCTGACCTGGACAAGAATAAGACGAGAGGAGCTGAGTGATTCATGAGTTCAATTTAACCTCTGAAACTCATGAACCAGAATGACGTCCCATTGGACAAAGTACTACACACATGTGTGTCTTCATGCTCACTATCAGGgttatgtttagtttttttgtcctatagttttcattgtatttttagttGTCTGCTTTCCCTGTGACCTAGTTTCCTGATTTGTTTATCTTGTTCACCTGTTTATTATTAACTCATCATTTCTCTTGTTTGCACCACTACTTAAACCCTCAGTTCTCCCAAAGTCTTGGTCAGTTCtctgttattattaattgtgtgtatacactacctgtctgtctgcttCCGCTGTTGTTATTAAAATTGGATTGTTTGAAACTTGAGCCTTCCTGAACACTTGGgccaaatacaggaaatacGTCATGTAAATAGACAAGTGGTCAAATGCAAAAACTGCAAGTGTGAATATTTGGACGAGCTCTGAGAAATTCTGGAGAGGAAAACAAAGCAACATCGATTCACAGAATGAACTAGAGTGCATTTGATGACATCACCATGCATTTCAGCTTCTTATCAAACTTATCAAGAAGTCTGGTTTCACGCTGTGTCACCCGATCCACCGCAGGGCACACACAGTCTGCTCTGCTCCAGAGACACAATAGCACGGAGGGGATAATGTGGGTGAATTGGCGCAGACCACACAAAACGTATTGGatccatttgaattctacacagaatggtatattttatagcagtatggatgagattgtggaATATGGAAGAGCTGGTCATCACTGCAGAACACAAGATCCAGGGGTGAGGTTGGATCCACCTTACATatccttaaacctacccatctcaACCCCCTGGTTGTGCATGCAGTGAGGAGCTACTGGTTGTAAATCCAACAGCTCTGGTTTTcggtttctgttttttttttttttttcttccctcaCATCACAAGTTTGATGAATACATTCTAAAATAAGAGTCACCTTAGAAACACTGAGGGCCCAGCTAGAATATGTTAAACtttcaaacaaatgttttgaaagGGTTTAAAGTTTGGAAATCAAAAGCATTctgaaaatgaattttaaatgtttaacagttggagtttgaagattcttggctcatttgaacattccacAGACTAAACAACAgttgaccaaaataagaacagaaatataatacaaaaaaatttttttataaaatatataaaaaaaaaaagtaatattatttgttATCCATATTTcagatgtaaattaaataaattaataaagatgTCTGACCTCTTTATTAAGGACACAATAGATCAGGAAGATAAAGGTACCCTGCTGGGAGTTCAAGATCAGGAAGAGGATCTCCAGCACCTTACTGTCATTAGTGATGAAACCCAGAATCCAGGAGCAACCAAGAACCACAAACTGAGCCAGTGTTTTAAATGCCATAACCCTGGAAGAAAGGAGGAGAGATAATGTATCTTCATTGACTATATGTGGTTTTCCTTAGAGCGATTACATTATAATGTTTGTTACTTGGTTTGTTTCATCTGTGAAACTTCAGCATTCAGTTTTGTGAGAGTAGAGTTCAGAGTGATGACTATGCAGATAAAGAGAATCGTGTTTAACTGCAAagtagaaaaaatataaaaaatgaatcaaCCTTTTTCTTTTAATACAAATCAAAGTCATGAAATATACCCAATCACACACAGGAATCCATGCAAGCACAGGTCCCTCTTTTGGAGCTGATCAGATGAAAGGTTCTTATCTTGTTTAATCCAGCAACTGAACATCCACACAAAGCCGGAGAGTTTATGAAGTGGAGAGGCCTGAGATTTGAACAAACACCTGAAAGACCATAAAGTTTTGATGATTCTCAGTGTTTGGGACATATTTTCTTACAGTTAGAACAAGACGTATCTTTCTTATTGAACTCGTTTACCACCACTCAGAAGTCCATGAGCTTATGTTTCTTCGTTTATTTTCAACATCAAATGTTCAACACACTTACAGTCTTCTTGTATAAGTCCACTTGGTTTACAACAACTTATCTGCTGTATCTTGGAGCTGTTATTCAGTTATGACTGTTTTAGGTTCTTCTTGTGTCCACAAAATGAAGAGCATCACAAACTTCTCCCATGTGTCAATAATCCACACAAAGCTGAATGACATCACTAGACATTGCAGTAAAAGGCTaatatgaactgaaaaatatacagcataatacaatacaaattatGATAAtcataaatgaatgtttaaataataaattacggTTATGATGATTCTCAGTGAGGCTGTGCTGAGCTGTAGGGCTCCTTCATCATTCTCACCTGCTGTGGCCGTATGACGCTCAGGAACTGCTGTGTGAGCAGGAACAGAAGGTGAGCCAACAGAAGACTGATGCAGATGTTGATTCGAGCCACATTATTCACTCTAGGACTCCATCGACAATAGGTGAAGCTCAACAGGGCCAAACTGAAGAACACCAGCCCCACGATCACACACACCAAATTCAACAGATCCAGCTGTGAGGTGCTCTGAGAAAACATGTCATAATACATGAGTGACAAATCTGTGCAGTTCTTCAGTGttcaacagaaatatttttgtacCTCTGGTGAGTGGCTGGTTTGCATGATGAGAGCGAATGTTGACAGATGATCACAGGAACACACAGTGTAGCTGCTGTTGGTCTTTAAAACAGAGCAACCATCTACAATCCACTCGCTGATATTCCAGTACACACAGAACAGAGAACCACTGGGATTAAACTCCTGCAAACAGAAGaatgaacataaaaaaatatttgatcattaaatattacattttcagatgttCGCCTGCTCTCAGTTTGggcaaaaaacacatttcagtcTCTCACTCTGATGTGTTTGAAGGTGAAGTTGACTGGTTTGGTGAGTTTAGTGTTGGTGGTTTTGGGAAGAGTAGCTGAGATCACAGTGGACATCATGGTTTTAACTGTGTCATTTGATGTGTTGAAGAAGTCTGGCTTCAGGAGATTCTCCATCGTGTTGTAGCTCATAAAAGCCACAGCAGCTGATCCTGAGTGACAGAAACAGAAATGCAAAAGAATGCAAAAACAACAACGaaaaatttaaaactttaaagaaaaacttttttctttaaagttttctttttttttattaataaaaaaaaaaaaaaaaattcacatactTGTTTCATTGTTGTTCTTGGCAATCCCAATGAGATCGATGTCCACAGAAGAATTTTTCATCTCAAGTTGAGAGACTTTTTCTAAGGTGATATTTGGTCCAACCATGAAGACTTTACcctctgtttaaaaaaacaaaaacaaaaaacaagcagTTATATGCTATTTTGCTACATTTTTCGAGTGTTTGCCAAATGTGAATGTTGATTGTTTTGTGGCAGCGAATATTTGCAAAATACAATGTGATCACTGTGTGCTTTATGTAATCTGGgtcatattttgtttatttatgtttttgaggatgAAGGTGTCACTTGACCTGGTCATGTTGATATTAATTTGATGGAACACTGGcaatacaataaatgttttttgctcCCTGTTAAATGTGATTATGATACACTGTTATGTAGCTGCATTCAGTATTGTTGCTTTCTGCCACCTGTGACCCACTGCTGCTCTCTAGACTATAGAAAGTCACTGACATTATGCATAATCTCAGTTTTGTCATCAATAATTATTGTGTATCCACTTACCAACAGCAGCAAGAGTAAAACTGACACTGTAATTTGTGTCTGTCGGCTTCACTAATGTAGAAATGAGTTTCTCACTGGCTTTTAACACACGGTTTCCATAGGAGGCCAGTTCAGTTGGGTTTGATAATAATGACGACTCTAAAATCTTCTCTGAAGTGTTGAAGAGCATTGTCAAAATGTTCATTACAGTCTAATTGATTGATCAGAAAAACACAGTTTAATAGAGTTACTGT
This genomic window from Labeo rohita strain BAU-BD-2019 chromosome 1, IGBB_LRoh.1.0, whole genome shotgun sequence contains:
- the LOC127162775 gene encoding adhesion G protein-coupled receptor E3-like, with amino-acid sequence MLFNTSEKILESSLLSNPTELASYGNRVLKASEKLISTLVKPTDTNYSVSFTLAAVEGKVFMVGPNITLEKVSQLEMKNSSVDIDLIGIAKNNNETRSAAVAFMSYNTMENLLKPDFFNTSNDTVKTMMSTVISATLPKTTNTKLTKPVNFTFKHIREFNPSGSLFCVYWNISEWIVDGCSVLKTNSSYTVCSCDHLSTFALIMQTSHSPESTSQLDLLNLVCVIVGLVFFSLALLSFTYCRWSPRVNNVARINICISLLLAHLLFLLTQQFLSVIRPQQVLCAVISGLLHFLFLSGFVWMFIEAVMLFICVKNLSQISSRKREVLSSGILCVIGYLVALAVVGVSAGLVHEGYGSEHCWIKMDKAFIWSFLGPVCVILALNMILFICIVITLNSTLTKLNAEVSQMKQTKIMAFKTLAQFVVLGCPWILGFFTNGSKVLEILFLILNSQQGTFIFLIYCVLNNEVRQQYRKFFRCLCCAKEH